A window of Fictibacillus halophilus contains these coding sequences:
- the dnaB gene encoding replicative DNA helicase has translation MSDLFADRIPPQNIEAEQAVLGAIFLEPEALITASEILLPEDFYRATHQRIYRVMLDLNAKGEPVDLITVTSELQDKNQLDEVGGLSFLTELADSSPTAANIEYYSKIVEEKSLLRRLIRTATDITANSYAREEEVEAILNEAEKSILEVANRKNTSAFTAIKDVLVHAYDNIEALHNRKGDITGIPTGFNDLDRMTAGFQRNDLIIVAARPSVGKTAFALNIAQNVATKTDENVAIFSLEMGAEQLVMRMLCAEGNLDAQRLRTGSLLPEDWQKLTMAMGSLSAAGIYIDDTPGIRINDIRAKCRRLKQEKGLGMILIDYLQLIMGSGKSGENRQQEVSEISRSLKALARELEVPVIALSQLSRGVESRQDKRPMMSDIRESGSIEQDADIVAFLYRDDYYDKETEAKNIIEIIIAKQRNGPTGTVELAFVKEYNKFVNLDRRHDESAIPPGA, from the coding sequence ATGAGTGATTTATTTGCTGATCGTATACCGCCGCAAAATATTGAAGCGGAGCAGGCTGTTCTTGGTGCGATCTTTTTAGAGCCCGAAGCTCTTATTACGGCATCTGAGATTCTGCTTCCGGAAGATTTTTATCGTGCCACTCATCAAAGAATCTATCGCGTGATGCTCGACCTGAACGCAAAAGGCGAGCCGGTCGATCTCATTACTGTTACGTCAGAGCTTCAGGACAAGAACCAGCTGGATGAAGTCGGCGGCTTATCCTTCTTAACAGAGTTGGCGGATAGTTCTCCGACGGCTGCGAACATTGAGTATTACAGCAAGATCGTTGAAGAGAAATCTCTGCTTCGCCGTTTGATCCGTACAGCGACTGATATTACCGCGAACAGCTATGCGCGTGAAGAAGAAGTAGAAGCGATTCTGAACGAAGCGGAGAAGTCGATTTTAGAAGTAGCGAACCGTAAGAACACGAGCGCTTTTACAGCGATTAAGGATGTCTTGGTTCACGCTTACGACAACATTGAAGCTCTTCATAACCGTAAAGGTGATATAACGGGGATACCGACGGGCTTTAACGACCTAGACCGAATGACGGCCGGATTTCAGCGAAACGACCTGATCATCGTGGCCGCTCGTCCATCGGTAGGTAAAACCGCGTTTGCTCTGAACATCGCACAGAACGTTGCGACAAAGACAGATGAGAATGTGGCGATATTCAGTCTAGAGATGGGTGCTGAGCAGCTTGTTATGCGTATGCTTTGTGCAGAGGGGAATCTAGATGCACAGCGTCTTCGTACAGGGTCACTTTTGCCTGAAGACTGGCAGAAGCTTACGATGGCTATGGGAAGCTTGTCTGCGGCTGGTATCTATATCGATGACACGCCGGGTATCCGTATTAACGATATTCGTGCGAAATGCCGTCGTCTGAAGCAGGAGAAAGGCCTAGGAATGATCCTGATCGATTACTTGCAGCTCATTATGGGTAGCGGGAAATCAGGCGAAAACCGCCAACAGGAGGTTTCTGAGATCTCTCGTTCCCTTAAAGCACTTGCTCGTGAGCTGGAAGTGCCAGTTATTGCCCTTTCACAGTTATCACGTGGAGTTGAATCTCGTCAGGACAAGCGTCCGATGATGTCCGATATTCGTGAATCAGGTTCCATCGAGCAGGATGCCGATATCGTAGCCTTTTTATATCGTGATGATTATTACGACAAAGAAACAGAAGCGAAGAACATCATCGAGATCATCATCGCTAAGCAGCGTAACGGTCCTACTGGGACGGTAGAGCTCGCTTTCGTAAAAGAATATAACAAGTTCGTTAACCTGGACCGGCGGCACGATGAAAGTGCCATACCACCAGGCGCATAA
- the rplI gene encoding 50S ribosomal protein L9: MKVIFLQDVKGKGKKGEVKNVSEGYARNFLFPKNLASEATSGAMATLQGQQKSEEKKQQAQLEEAEALKAKLAEMTVTIKTKTGEGGRVFGSVTSKQIADGLKEQGIKIDKRKIELAEPIKALGYTNVSIKVHQQVTATVKVHVTEE; this comes from the coding sequence ATGAAAGTAATTTTTCTTCAAGATGTAAAGGGTAAAGGCAAAAAAGGCGAAGTTAAGAACGTTTCTGAAGGCTATGCACGTAACTTCTTATTTCCGAAGAACTTAGCTTCAGAAGCTACGTCAGGCGCTATGGCAACACTTCAAGGCCAACAGAAGAGCGAAGAGAAGAAGCAACAAGCTCAATTAGAAGAGGCTGAAGCGTTAAAAGCAAAACTTGCTGAGATGACCGTTACGATTAAAACGAAAACAGGTGAAGGTGGCCGCGTTTTCGGATCTGTGACAAGTAAACAGATTGCTGATGGCTTGAAAGAGCAAGGAATTAAGATCGATAAGCGTAAGATCGAGCTTGCTGAGCCGATTAAAGCACTTGGTTACACGAATGTTTCGATTAAGGTGCACCAACAGGTTACGGCAACTGTAAAAGTACACGTAACAGAAGAATAA